One stretch of Deltaproteobacteria bacterium DNA includes these proteins:
- a CDS encoding acyloxyacyl hydrolase, with amino-acid sequence MKKTTAIIVLSLLFIFSINSWAADSKSKVFQGIGVLTGLGTGPLEKKGEYRLHPVILDFDVDLKPFLEKKGFCPPGLFQFQIEPFMSMVSQPDLNWEAGTALMLKVGILPERHPVQPYVKAGLGFLYMSQTSHEQSTQFNFLEQAGIGIHYFFEKDKAITAEGLYRHVSNASVKQPNSGINTLFLLVGITHKF; translated from the coding sequence ATGAAAAAAACAACGGCTATTATCGTCTTATCGTTATTATTTATTTTCTCTATTAACAGTTGGGCAGCAGATAGTAAGTCGAAGGTTTTTCAAGGTATAGGGGTGTTGACTGGTCTTGGAACCGGCCCATTGGAAAAAAAAGGGGAATATCGTCTCCACCCGGTGATCCTTGATTTCGATGTTGATCTCAAACCTTTTCTTGAAAAAAAAGGGTTTTGTCCACCGGGTTTATTTCAGTTCCAAATAGAACCCTTTATGAGTATGGTTTCCCAACCCGATCTGAATTGGGAAGCCGGAACGGCCCTCATGTTAAAAGTCGGGATTCTCCCCGAGAGGCACCCCGTTCAGCCCTACGTGAAAGCAGGCCTGGGCTTCCTTTATATGTCCCAGACCAGCCATGAACAGTCTACCCAATTTAATTTTCTTGAACAAGCCGGAATTGGAATACACTATTTTTTTGAAAAAGATAAGGCTATTACCGCAGAAGGCCTCTATCGTCATGTCTCCAACGCCAGCGTCAAACAACCCAACAGCGGCATAAACACCCTTTTTTTATTAGTGGGTATCACGCATAAATTCTAA
- a CDS encoding IclR family transcriptional regulator — MAGAKNPLGISELSHRLGFHKSTVFNLIYTLVDLGVLEMASENKVRLGIKLYTLGREAGAGSILISKIHPYLEEINQQTKLSVFLGLRSGMKAVIVDKVDSPYDIKVSSEMGMKIPLVAGASGKVLLSQLPEAQVDKILSENKLIKFTPYSCTDLKQFKNKIKKSGEDQIALDDEEYIEGIRALAIPLNIGRPDFQAAIWVVGLKSQITDQMIPEYKDQLKKIGARIEAQFSS; from the coding sequence TTGGCCGGGGCAAAGAATCCCCTGGGGATCAGTGAGCTGTCTCATCGGCTGGGTTTTCATAAGAGCACGGTTTTTAACCTGATTTATACCCTGGTGGATTTAGGGGTCCTCGAAATGGCTTCTGAAAACAAGGTGCGTCTGGGTATAAAACTGTATACCCTTGGCCGGGAGGCCGGAGCCGGATCGATACTCATTTCCAAGATACACCCTTATCTGGAGGAAATCAATCAACAAACCAAGCTTTCCGTATTTCTGGGGCTTCGCTCCGGAATGAAGGCCGTGATTGTCGATAAGGTGGATTCACCCTATGATATCAAGGTCTCCTCCGAAATGGGCATGAAAATCCCCCTGGTGGCCGGAGCAAGTGGAAAGGTCCTGTTGTCGCAACTGCCCGAAGCCCAGGTCGATAAAATTCTGTCAGAAAACAAATTGATAAAATTTACCCCTTATTCCTGTACTGATCTAAAACAATTTAAAAATAAGATAAAAAAATCCGGGGAGGATCAAATCGCTCTGGACGATGAAGAATATATCGAAGGCATACGTGCCCTGGCTATCCCCTTGAATATCGGCCGGCCGGATTTTCAGGCCGCCATCTGGGTTGTAGGATTGAAAAGCCAGATCACCGATCAAATGATACCCGAGTATAAGGACCAACTTAAAAAAATAGGGGCCCGGATTGAGGCCCAATTCTCTTCGTGA